Below is a genomic region from Microbacterium sp. KUDC0406.
GCACGGTGCGCCTGCTCGGCGGCGACCCGCGCGATCCCTCGTCGCGGATCCGGCTGGGCAGCACGCCGCAGGAGACCGCGCTGCCCGAGACGCTGCGGGTCGGCGAGGTGCTGGACTTCGTCGGCAGCCATTTTCCGGAGCGGGTGGATGCCGGTGAGCTGGCCGAGCAGTTCGGCTTCGCCGACCTGCTGAGACGGCAGACCGGCGGGCTCTCCGGGGGTCAGCGGCGGCGCATCTCGGTGGCGCTCGCGTTCGTCGGTGCCCCGCGGCTCGTGCTGCTGGATGAACCGTCCACCGGGCTCGACGTCGATGCCCGGCGGGTGCTCTGGAGCGCGATCCGCGATCGGCATGCGCAGGGGGCGACGATCGTCGTGACCAGCCACTACCTGGAGGAGATCGAGGCGCTCGCCGAGCGCGTGGTCGTCGTCGACCGCGGGCGGATCGTCGCAGACGACGCGCTGCGAGGAGTGCTCGGCCGGGTCGCCCGGTCACGTGTCACGCTGCGCACCGCGGATGCCGGCGAGGTGATCGCTCTCGCCGACGATGCCCCCGCCGTGACGGAGGACGGCGAACTGACCCTGATGGTGGGCGACTCCGACGACTTCGTGCGCCGGCTCGTGGGCAGCGGCCTCGACTTCTCGGAGCTCAGCGTGCGCGGCGCCACGCTCGAAGAGGCGTTCCTGGCGCTGACAGGTGAGGATCCGGAGCCCGCAGCGGAAGGAGGCATCCGATGAGCGTCATCTCCCTGACCGCGGTGCACGCGAAATACAGTCTGCTGGAGACCCTGCGGGTTCCGATCGCCGTGATCGGATCGATCGCGTTCCCTTCGCTGGCTCTGCTGTTCTTCGTCGTGCCGAATCGCACCGTCGCCGACAATCCCGAGTTCGCCACCCAGGCGATCATCGCGATGGGCGTGTTCGCGGTGATGGCGAACGGGCTGTTCTCGTTCGGGCTGACCATCGCCGAGAACAGGTCGAAGCCGTGGGATCCGTACCTGCGCACCCTGCCCGCGCCGGGGATCGTACGGGTGCTCGCCCAGATCTTCTCCACCGGCGCGCTCGGCTTCCTGGCGCTGCTCCCGATCGTCGTGATCGGGGGTCTGCTCACCAGCGCCGAGGCGTCGCCGTGGCGAGTGATCGCAGGGCTGGTCGCGATCGCCGTCTCCGCGCTGCCCTTCATGCTGATCGGAACCTGCATCGGCTATTCGATGCCGGAGAAGGCGGCGATCGCCGTCGTGCAGGTCGTCATGTTCGGCCTGGCGTTCGCCGGCGGGCTGTTCCTGCCGCCGATCATGTTCGCCGACTGGCTCGACACCCTGTCGAAGTTCTTCCCTTCGCGGCAGGCGCGCGAGTTCGTGATCTGGGCCGTGCAGGGCGGTGACCTGCCGTGGTGGTCCTGGACGGGCATCTTGTTCTGGACCGCGGTGTTCCTCGCCCTCGCGCTGTGGCTGTTCCGCCGGGATGAGGGGAAGCGGTTCCGCTGAGTGCCACCGCGCCCGTCACCTGTCATCACAAGCCTCTAGGCTGGACGCATGATCATCCCCACTCGTGCATTCAACGACGGCTACGACATTCCGCAGCTCGGCTACGGCGTCTTCAAGGTCGACCCGGCCGAGACCGAGCGTGCGGTCTCCGAGGCGCTCGAGATCGGTTACCGGCACATCGACACCGCAGCGATCTACGGCAACGAGGAGGGCGTGGGCGCGGCCATCGCGAAGAGCGGCGTGCCGCGCGACGAGCTGTTCATCACGACCAAGCTCTGGAACGACCGCCACGACGGCGACGAGCCGGATGCCGCGATCGCCGAGAGCCTCGACAAGCTCGGCCTGGACCACGTGGACCTGTACCTGGTGCATTGGCCGACCCCGGCCCGCAACAACCACGTGCACGCCTGGGAGAAGCTGATCGGGATTCGCGATCAGGGTCTTGCGACCTCGATCGGCGTCTCGAACTTCCTCATTCCGCACCTGGATGACATCGTCACCGCCACCGGTGTGACCCCGCGGTCGACCAGATCGAACTGCACCCCGCCTACCAGCAGCGCGAGGTCACCGACTGGGCCGCCGCGCACGGCGTGCAGGTCGAGGCCTGGGGCCGCTCGGCCAGGGCAAGTACGACCTGTTCGGCA
It encodes:
- a CDS encoding ABC transporter permease produces the protein MSVISLTAVHAKYSLLETLRVPIAVIGSIAFPSLALLFFVVPNRTVADNPEFATQAIIAMGVFAVMANGLFSFGLTIAENRSKPWDPYLRTLPAPGIVRVLAQIFSTGALGFLALLPIVVIGGLLTSAEASPWRVIAGLVAIAVSALPFMLIGTCIGYSMPEKAAIAVVQVVMFGLAFAGGLFLPPIMFADWLDTLSKFFPSRQAREFVIWAVQGGDLPWWSWTGILFWTAVFLALALWLFRRDEGKRFR
- a CDS encoding ABC transporter ATP-binding protein — its product is MTLASFDHVTRRFGDLVAVDDVTLDIPEGQILGLLGPNGAGKSTLLSLLQGLRRPTSGTVRLLGGDPRDPSSRIRLGSTPQETALPETLRVGEVLDFVGSHFPERVDAGELAEQFGFADLLRRQTGGLSGGQRRRISVALAFVGAPRLVLLDEPSTGLDVDARRVLWSAIRDRHAQGATIVVTSHYLEEIEALAERVVVVDRGRIVADDALRGVLGRVARSRVTLRTADAGEVIALADDAPAVTEDGELTLMVGDSDDFVRRLVGSGLDFSELSVRGATLEEAFLALTGEDPEPAAEGGIR